In Lotus japonicus ecotype B-129 chromosome 5, LjGifu_v1.2, one genomic interval encodes:
- the LOC130717768 gene encoding uncharacterized protein LOC130717768 — translation MSAMEKHVAQIFDTTKRIIDQARHDCHLWEHHLFPKLLLNGILPPPWLCNSTLHPLASDPKDLNKDDLVSEVPLSQPQFRVAFPGYKCSLSSNLDVVRDCVQYPVGSHNEVPALVKDCYPGEGLSNLPECSVNNTGCASSGPAQLDCGAISPHNQRDPTVADSYHEPALSMAKLQRSKSRQKALEQRNSAKAPKRLSVYDNNNAGESAGAVAGSASPTREEGHIKESDTVKDFQSNIQICSMEEGRRGDGQTPKEKSNYSGRITRSESFSQKFDSLNVTSSIVKEDGLPPNNLDEALEIVNPPCFISGSCGAQEANKAGYQSKEAGSTEYDKRLTTSGNSSQARHHRELLKRDSTSARDKGVEACDLMLPNTTHIELTNLSKSSDRNSGSRRNSVEDGDFCDSKQENDIHSRRRLLRSSCSSPGNDFIITDGSVKSINKSVQSPQHLVSQNLQDPSVPVVGSFSSPKDPELCAVKSKERTSRSGSVKVSSTRGSKLLKSLGSNLSEQNATCSEPAGEKSQNVRPTEQGARRLSSSPKYSKIDIEVAMDSLEKENVAALSATKYTTAVTTCIDEGLLRPVSSSTLGGGSLLAESPNIETAVAEKVLDAQENMMLGANPTGIAEHRSDATAAKVDTDFDGFFEKGPPCLGSRLTTGNPMVEPDVPVLSLPSDFVMSMMPKQLDFDDVEEMRMDGIPSPDLEDGPQGRLPGKEPLTLLEPLNLLDEETQEMQEDLIREERPQVKCHASHFNEADMARRAQNAMSPNKELPMVEKIMYTPKSSMSHSSASQVAPENSSGSLSKEVMADSFSEGVTGIGLPKYTDKNNTNITAGFPFTDPMDELNVGLAQRSPNSISLRQNGDLLKQASLSEGKITGFSADFQIFRSSTESSTYDVEHSWPQHKRRKVETEREKFLHASSNLLDKPLDSIDQRHVSRKLSVEEVNPEAVLEVQHLPSDQEDDIGHQYSSNNSLTGEMQNTRERQTIEGSSCKVRKDEKLILDGGDRIADTLKLAEANPSFCSVDPTRCSSIHEMAELTHRQVNSEHGSGENPSCIERSASSRRVYPGGNAEFSDCLSVSSGIRCLDLIDSDEAVPEFEGFIMQTDNAQPCTAGDQVELERMDLPINSIDYASLSQSMSTHSPLSYSSTPYKLHDMTDLFQSVPNGLLEGFGLRNSIPLNDGSRRALSDCVPNRQGQYTCSVQTLWDRINSNHGSSGKRKSLKSELPCISEENENVDEIEGTFDKGIGLEGMTGSITREPLTEIIDNSNPSTSVVQDNILTGGHVDLVSTEFSFSGTQTKVKRKLGEQDGNRRFTRKAKENQSLSFGANGAKRTTPSMHKRSSRPKLSGKDSLRRQGAPNSEVKSARKNIVSNITSFIPLVQQKQAAAVITGKRDIKVKALETAEAAKRLAEKKENERKMKKEAWKIERERMEQQKKDEERKKKQAEMAAKKRQREDEEKKEKERKRKQPQEEHKKIHSKKEELEIQRRATVNAENVSETEPLSIRDSVYDKTKESCLELSESVHDCATNGKVMGNFVKATEDSQELSYEMSPYKGSDDEDEDEDIPNNKFIPSWASRHSLFLSVSSEKRDPERIFSLRSFCDIDTVTGASEAPKK, via the exons ATGTCAGCGATGGAGAAGCACGTCGCGCAGATCTTCGATACCACCAAGCGGATCATCGACCAGGCTCGCCATGACTGCCATCTCTGGGAGCACCATCTCTTCCCCAAACTCCTCCTCAACGGAATTCTCCCTCCTCCATGGCTCTGCAACTCCACTCTTCACCCCCTCGCCTCAGATCCCAAAG ATTTAAACAAAGATGATCTAGTTTCGGAAGTTCCACTCTCGCAACCACAATTTAGAGTTGCTTTCCCAGGTTACAAATGCAGTCTATCCAGCAATCTGGATGTTGTACGTGATTGTGTTCAATATCCAGTTGGTTCACACAATGAAGTCCCTGCTCTGGTAAAAGATTGCTACCCAGGAGAAGGGCTTTCTAATTTGCCAGAGTGCTCCGTCAACAATACCGGATGTGCCTCTAGTGGTCCTGCACAATTGGATTGTGGTGCTATATCACCTCATAATCAGAGAGATCCAACAGTCGCAGATAGTTACCATGAGCCAGCTCTGTCAATGGCAAAGTTGCAAAGGTCTAAGTCGAGGCAGAAGGCTTTGGAGCAGCGTAATAGTGCAAAAGCACCAAAACGCTTGTCAGTATATGATAATAACAATGCTGGTGAATCTGCTGGCGCAGTTGCAGGTTCTGCATCACCAACTCGAGAGGAAGGCCATATCAAGGAGTCAGATACGGTCAAAGATTTTCAATCAAACATCCAAATTTGTTCAATGGAAGAAGGGAGAAGAGGTGACGGTCAGACTCCCAAAGAGAAGTCAAATTACTCTGGCCGTATAACAAGATCTGAAAGCTTTTCCCAGAAATTCGACTCTTTGAATGTCACTTCTTCTATAGTAAAGGAAGATGGTCTTCCGCCTAATAATTTGGATGAAGCATTAGAGATAGTCAACCCACCATGTTTTATAAGTGGAAGTTGTGGGGCTCAGGAAGCAAATAAAGCAGGGTATCAAAGCAAGGAAGCTGGAAGCACTGAGTATGATAAGAGATTAACAACATCTGGAAATTCTAGCCAGGCAAGACACCATAGGGAATTGTTGAAGCGTGACAGCACCTCAGCCAGAGACAAAGGAGTTGAAGCCTGTGACTTGATGCTACCAAATACTACTCACATTGAACTTACAAATTTAAGCAAATCCTCTGATCGTAACAGTGGAAGTAGGAGGAATTCCGTTGAAGATGGTGACTTCTGCGACAGTAAACAAGAAAATGACATTCATAGTCGGAGAAGACTACTCAGGAGTTCCTGTTCATCACCAGGGAATGATTTTATAATTACTGATGGTTCTGTGAAGTCTATCAATAAATCAGTGCAATCACCTCAACATTTAGTTTCACAGAATTTACAGGACCCCTCAGTGCCTGTTGTTGGGTCCTTCAGTAGTCCAAAAGATCCTGAATTATGTGCAGTAAAATCAAAAGAACGTACTAGTAGAAGTGGTTCTGTGAAGGTATCCTCAACCCGAGGTTCAAAGTTATTGAAGTCTCTTGGCTCCAATTTATCCGAGCAAAATGCTACCTGCTCTGAACCTGCTGGTGAGAAGTCTCAGAATGTCAGGCCTACTGAACAGGGTGCTAGAAGGTTATCTTCAAGTCCAAAGTATTCCAAAATTGATATAGAAGTTGCCATGGATTCTCTTGAGAAGGAGAACGTTGCAGCACTTTCTGCCACGAAATATACAACGGCTGTGACTACTTGCATAGATGAGGGATTGTTGAGGCCAGTGAGTTCTTCCACTTTAGGTGGTGGGTCTTTACTTGCAGAATCACCAAACATTGAAACAGCTGTGGCTGAGAAAGTCTTGGATGCTCAAGAAAATATGATGTTGGGTGCCAATCCTACTGGTATTGCTGAGCACAGATCTGATGCAACTGCTGCCAAGGTTGATACTGATTTTGATGGATTCTTTGAAAAAGGTCCTCCTTGTTTGGGGTCAAGACTTACTACTGGTAACCCTATGGTTGAACCCGATGTTCCAGTCTTGAGCCTGCCCTCTGATTTTGTTATGTCTATGATGCCTAAACAACTTGATTTTGATGATGTGGAAGAGATGAGAATGGATGGAATACCCAGTCCTGATTTGGAAGACGGACCGCAGGGAAGGCTACCAGGAAAAGAGCCTCTTACTTTGTTGGAACCATTAAATTTACTCGACGAGGAAACCCAGGAAATGCAGGAAGACCTGATCAGAGAAGAGAGGCCTCAAGTAAAATGTCATGCAAGTCACTTCAATGAGGCAGATATGGCTAGGAGAGCACAAAATGCTATGTCACCAAACAAAGAGCTACCCATGGTTGAGAAAATAATGTATACTCCTAAATCTTCTATGAGTCATTCAAGTGCTTCACAGGTTGCACCTGAAAATTCATCTGGAAGTTTGTCTAAGGAAGTCATGGCAGATTCTTTCTCTGAAGGAGTTACTGGAATTGGTCTACCTAAATACACAGACAAAAATAATACAAACATCACAGCTGGGTTCCCATTTACTGATCCTATGGATGAACTGAATGTTGGTTTGGCTCAAAGGTCCCCAAATAGTATTTCCTTGCGTCAAAATGGTGACTTGTTGAAGCAGGCATCACTCAGTGAAGGAAAAATTACTGGGTTTTCAGCTGACTTCCAGATTTTCAGAAGTTCCACTGAGAGTTCCACTTATGATGTAGAGCATTCATGGCCACAACATAAGAGAAGGAAGGTTGAAACTGAACGTGAGAAATTTCTACATGCCTCTTCAAACTTGTTGGACAAGCCACTTGATTCTATTGACCAAAGGCATGTAAGTAGAAAATTGAGTGTTGAAGAAGTTAATCCTGAAGCTGTACTTGAAGTTCAACATTTGCCTTCTGATCAGGAGGATGATATAGGACATCAATATTCTAGTAATAATAGCTTAACTGGTGAGATGCAAAATACCAGGGAAAGGCAAACAATCGAAGGGTCTTCATGTAAAGTGAGAAAAGACGAG AAACTTATCTTGGACGGGGGAGACAGAATTGCAGACACCCTTAAGTTGGCAGAGGCGAATCCGTCATTTTGTAGTGTTGACCCCACAAGGTGCTCCTCCATACATGAGATGGCAGAGTTAACACATCGTCAGGTTAATTCTGAACATGGAAGTGGAGAGAATCCGAGTTGTATTGAAAGAAGCGCCTCAAGTAGAAGAGTTTACCCTGGAGGAAATGCTGAATTTTCGGATTGTTTGTCTGTTTCTTCAGGAATCCGATGCTTGGATTTGATTGATTCAGATGAAGCTGTGCCAGAGTTTGAAGGGTTCATTATGCAAACTGATAATGCCCAACCCTGCACTGCTGGAGACCAAGTAGAATTGGAAAGGATGGATCTCCCAATTAACTCGATAGATTATGCATCCCTTAGTCAATCTATGTCAACACATTCTCCATTGAGCTATTCATCAACTCCATATAAGTTACATGACATGACAGACCTCTTTCAATCTGTACCTAATGGACTTCTGGAGGGCTTTGGTCTGAGGAATTCGATTCCTCTAAATGATGGGAGTCGAAGGGCCCTTTCCGACTGTGTGCCAAATCGTCAGGGTCAATATACATGTTCAGTTCAAACTCTTTGGGATAGAATTAATTCGAACCATGGTAGTTCAGGGAAGCGCAAGAGTTTAAAATCAGAGCTTCCCTGCATtagtgaagaaaatgaaaatgtagATGAGATTGAGGGTACATTCGATAAAGGCATTGGCTTAGAAGGAATGACTGGGTCAATTACAAGAGAGCCACTAACTGAGATTATAGATAATTCAAACCCTTCTACATCAGTTGTACAAGATAATATATTAACTGGTGGACATGTAGATTTAGTAAGCACAGAGTTTAGCTTTAGTGGAACTCAAACTAAGGTAAAAAGGAAGCTTGGTGAACAGGATGGAAACCGAAGATTTACGAGAAAAGCGAAGGAGAACCAGAGTCTATCTTTTGGAGCAAATGGTGCCAAGAGGACCACTCCGTCAATGCACAAAAGGTCCAGTAGGCCAAAGTTATCTGGAAAAGATAGTTTGAGACGACAAGGTGCCCCTAACTCTGAGGTTAAGTCTGCACGCAAGAATATTGTATCCAACATCACTTCCTTTATTCCATTAGTGCAACAAAAACAAGCAGCAGCAGTGATTACAG GCAAGAGAGACATCAAAGTGAAGGCCCTGGAGACTGCTGAGGCTGCCAAGCGTTTAGcggaaaagaaagagaatgagcGCAAGATGAAGAAGGAGGCATGGAAAATTGAGCGGGAAAGAATGGAGCAACAAAAGAAGGATGAAGAGCGAAAGAAAAAGCAAGCAGAAATGGCAGCAAAGAAAAGACAgagggaagatgaagaaaaaaaggagaaagaaagaaaaaggaagcAGCCGCAGGAGGAGCATAAGAAGATACATTCTAAGAAAGAAGAGTTAGAAATACAGCGCCGAGCCACAGTAAATGCGGAGAATGTTTCTGAAACTGAGCCTTTGTCTATCAGGGATTCTGTATatgataaaacaaaagaaagctGTCTCGAACTTTCGGAGTCTGTGCATGATTGCGCTACTAATGGAAAG gtAATGGGTAATTTCGTCAAAGCCACAGAAGATTCTCAAGAGCTATCATACGAGATGTCTCCATACAAAGGctcagatgatgaagatgaagatgaggacATACCAAATAATAAGTTTATTCCTTCATGGGCAAG TAGGCATAGCCTGTTTCTGAGTGTTTCTTCCGAGAAAAGGGACCCAGAAAGGATATTTTCTCTGCGAAGTTTTTGTGATATAGATACCGTAACTGGAGCTTCCGAGGcaccaaaaaaatga
- the LOC130717145 gene encoding uncharacterized protein LOC130717145 isoform X3, protein MPSLVGGNHKQFSAQQQNPLPLLQQFSTQGSSVSSQSGMVLGVQSPSLSSISPASIQQPPNSAHSPSSQQPLIPGVAKDADVGNSKVEEQQQHQNYADESTAESPSSNGIGKNLAIEDDLKSAYAVDSPAGVSASLPESAQTSRDIDLSPGQPLQSNQPTGNLGVIGRRNGAELGAIGDSFSGSSVNSGGVRDQLYNLQMLEAAHHKIPLAKDSEHPRTYTPRHPTITPSSYPQIQAPIVNNPAFWEKVGQEPFGTDTLFFAFYYQQNTYQQYLAARELKKQSWRYHRKYHTWFQRHEEPKVATDEFEEGTYVYFDFHIANDDLQHGWCQRIKTGFTFEYNYLEDELVV, encoded by the exons ATGCCTTCTCTTGTTGGAGGAAATCATAAGCAGTTTTCAGCCCAGCAGCAAAATCCACTTCCACTTCTGCAGCAG TTTAGTACTCAAGGATCTTCTGTTTCTTCTCAATCTGGTATGGTACTTGGAGTCCAGTCCCCGAGTCTCAGTAGTATTTCTCCTGCCTCAATACAGCAGCCACCCAATTCTGCTCATTCCCCATCCAGTCAACAGCCATTGATTCCGGGTGTTGCTAAAGATGCAG ATGTTGGCAATTCTAAGGTTGAGGAACAGCAGCAACATCAGAATTATGCTGATGAGTCAACAGCGGAATCTCCTTCTAGCAATGGGATTGGCAAGAATCTTGcaattgaagatgatttgaaATCAGCATATGCTGTAGATTCACCT GCAGGAGTATCTGCCTCTCTTCCAGAATCTGCTCAAACTTCCAGAGATATAGATTTGTCTCCCGGACAACCATTACAATCCAATCAACCTACTGGTAACCTTGGTGTCATTGGAAGAAGAAATGGTGCTGAACTTGGAGCCATTGGTGAtagttttagtggatcgagtgTCAATTCTGGTGGAGTGCGTGATCAGCTATATAATTTACAAATGCTCGAGGCAGCACATCACAAAATTCCTCTAGCTAAAGACTCAGAACATCCTAGGACTTATACTCCT AGGCACCCAACAATTACACCTTCTAGCTATCCTCAAATACAGGCACCTATAGTTAATAATCCTGCCTTTTGGGAGAAAGTGGGACAGGAACCATTCGGCACTGACACCTTGTTCTTCGCATTTTATTATCAACAG AACACATACCAACAATATTTGGCTGCAAGGGAGCTAAAGAAGCAGTCTTGGAGATACCACCGAAAGTATCATACATGGTTTCAGCGACATGAAGAACCCAAAGTTGCTACCGATGAATTTGAGGAGGGAACATATGTCTACTTTGATTTTCATATTGCAAATGATGACCTGCAACATGGATG GTGTCAAAGAATCAAGACTGGATTCACTTTTGAGTATAATTATCTTGAAGATGAGCTTGTTGTATAG
- the LOC130717145 gene encoding uncharacterized protein LOC130717145 isoform X2, translated as MAEEEGQLRARTEIAPDQREKFLQKFQQVQQQGPSTLLNMPSLVGGNHKQFSAQQQNPLPLLQQFSTQGSSVSSQSGMVLGVQSPSLSSISPASIQQPPNSAHSPSSQQPLIPGVAKDADVGNSKVEEQQQHQNYADESTAESPSSNGIGKNLAIEDDLKSAYAVDSPAGVSASLPESAQTSRDIDLSPGQPLQSNQPTGNLGVIGRRNGAELGAIGDSFSGSSVNSGGVRDQLYNLQMLEAAHHKIPLAKDSEHPRTYTPRHPTITPSSYPQIQAPIVNNPAFWEKVGQEPFGTDTLFFAFYYQQNTYQQYLAARELKKQSWRYHRKYHTWFQRHEEPKVATDEFEEGTYVYFDFHIANDDLQHGWCQRIKTGFTFEYNYLEDELVV; from the exons ATGGCCGAGGAAGAG GGGCAGCTTCGTGCAAGAACTGAAATTGCTCCTGATCAGAGGGAAAAATTTCTGCAGAAGTTCCAGCAAGTGCAGCAACAAGGGCCTAGTACCCTTCTTAACATGCCTTCTCTTGTTGGAGGAAATCATAAGCAGTTTTCAGCCCAGCAGCAAAATCCACTTCCACTTCTGCAGCAG TTTAGTACTCAAGGATCTTCTGTTTCTTCTCAATCTGGTATGGTACTTGGAGTCCAGTCCCCGAGTCTCAGTAGTATTTCTCCTGCCTCAATACAGCAGCCACCCAATTCTGCTCATTCCCCATCCAGTCAACAGCCATTGATTCCGGGTGTTGCTAAAGATGCAG ATGTTGGCAATTCTAAGGTTGAGGAACAGCAGCAACATCAGAATTATGCTGATGAGTCAACAGCGGAATCTCCTTCTAGCAATGGGATTGGCAAGAATCTTGcaattgaagatgatttgaaATCAGCATATGCTGTAGATTCACCT GCAGGAGTATCTGCCTCTCTTCCAGAATCTGCTCAAACTTCCAGAGATATAGATTTGTCTCCCGGACAACCATTACAATCCAATCAACCTACTGGTAACCTTGGTGTCATTGGAAGAAGAAATGGTGCTGAACTTGGAGCCATTGGTGAtagttttagtggatcgagtgTCAATTCTGGTGGAGTGCGTGATCAGCTATATAATTTACAAATGCTCGAGGCAGCACATCACAAAATTCCTCTAGCTAAAGACTCAGAACATCCTAGGACTTATACTCCT AGGCACCCAACAATTACACCTTCTAGCTATCCTCAAATACAGGCACCTATAGTTAATAATCCTGCCTTTTGGGAGAAAGTGGGACAGGAACCATTCGGCACTGACACCTTGTTCTTCGCATTTTATTATCAACAG AACACATACCAACAATATTTGGCTGCAAGGGAGCTAAAGAAGCAGTCTTGGAGATACCACCGAAAGTATCATACATGGTTTCAGCGACATGAAGAACCCAAAGTTGCTACCGATGAATTTGAGGAGGGAACATATGTCTACTTTGATTTTCATATTGCAAATGATGACCTGCAACATGGATG GTGTCAAAGAATCAAGACTGGATTCACTTTTGAGTATAATTATCTTGAAGATGAGCTTGTTGTATAG
- the LOC130717145 gene encoding uncharacterized protein LOC130717145 isoform X1 — MLCFRFISRKYGQLRARTEIAPDQREKFLQKFQQVQQQGPSTLLNMPSLVGGNHKQFSAQQQNPLPLLQQFSTQGSSVSSQSGMVLGVQSPSLSSISPASIQQPPNSAHSPSSQQPLIPGVAKDADVGNSKVEEQQQHQNYADESTAESPSSNGIGKNLAIEDDLKSAYAVDSPAGVSASLPESAQTSRDIDLSPGQPLQSNQPTGNLGVIGRRNGAELGAIGDSFSGSSVNSGGVRDQLYNLQMLEAAHHKIPLAKDSEHPRTYTPRHPTITPSSYPQIQAPIVNNPAFWEKVGQEPFGTDTLFFAFYYQQNTYQQYLAARELKKQSWRYHRKYHTWFQRHEEPKVATDEFEEGTYVYFDFHIANDDLQHGWCQRIKTGFTFEYNYLEDELVV, encoded by the exons ATGCTTTGCTTCAGGTTCATTTCTAGGAAATAT GGGCAGCTTCGTGCAAGAACTGAAATTGCTCCTGATCAGAGGGAAAAATTTCTGCAGAAGTTCCAGCAAGTGCAGCAACAAGGGCCTAGTACCCTTCTTAACATGCCTTCTCTTGTTGGAGGAAATCATAAGCAGTTTTCAGCCCAGCAGCAAAATCCACTTCCACTTCTGCAGCAG TTTAGTACTCAAGGATCTTCTGTTTCTTCTCAATCTGGTATGGTACTTGGAGTCCAGTCCCCGAGTCTCAGTAGTATTTCTCCTGCCTCAATACAGCAGCCACCCAATTCTGCTCATTCCCCATCCAGTCAACAGCCATTGATTCCGGGTGTTGCTAAAGATGCAG ATGTTGGCAATTCTAAGGTTGAGGAACAGCAGCAACATCAGAATTATGCTGATGAGTCAACAGCGGAATCTCCTTCTAGCAATGGGATTGGCAAGAATCTTGcaattgaagatgatttgaaATCAGCATATGCTGTAGATTCACCT GCAGGAGTATCTGCCTCTCTTCCAGAATCTGCTCAAACTTCCAGAGATATAGATTTGTCTCCCGGACAACCATTACAATCCAATCAACCTACTGGTAACCTTGGTGTCATTGGAAGAAGAAATGGTGCTGAACTTGGAGCCATTGGTGAtagttttagtggatcgagtgTCAATTCTGGTGGAGTGCGTGATCAGCTATATAATTTACAAATGCTCGAGGCAGCACATCACAAAATTCCTCTAGCTAAAGACTCAGAACATCCTAGGACTTATACTCCT AGGCACCCAACAATTACACCTTCTAGCTATCCTCAAATACAGGCACCTATAGTTAATAATCCTGCCTTTTGGGAGAAAGTGGGACAGGAACCATTCGGCACTGACACCTTGTTCTTCGCATTTTATTATCAACAG AACACATACCAACAATATTTGGCTGCAAGGGAGCTAAAGAAGCAGTCTTGGAGATACCACCGAAAGTATCATACATGGTTTCAGCGACATGAAGAACCCAAAGTTGCTACCGATGAATTTGAGGAGGGAACATATGTCTACTTTGATTTTCATATTGCAAATGATGACCTGCAACATGGATG GTGTCAAAGAATCAAGACTGGATTCACTTTTGAGTATAATTATCTTGAAGATGAGCTTGTTGTATAG
- the LOC130717144 gene encoding uncharacterized protein LOC130717144: protein MASETVISPETVSKAVASLLKWRKSQSETQKPNLLGLDEEFVYLVLTLKKVPQKGRVNPHKLPLPHSLHSDFSQHCLILDDRANKGRVTKADAQAKIKAESIPIAKVLKLSKLTSDYRPFEAKRKLCDSYDLFFTDKAVVPLLARLLGKQFFKKRKVPVPLDLTKKNWKEQVEKACSSAMMFLRTGTCSVVRVAKVSMEKDEIVENVVAAVRSAVELVPKKWGNVRSLHVKMLDSLPLPIYQTVPDVRLKIDGGKAEAEAKEKESVKEKKKGEDGDKEVGKKNKKGRIHQVKYMDVDAALGSKDEDGDNAVIGDDAERSDGGVEKLESKKREKGSKVGKEAAKLTIVKTLGEPETPKEGVKRRKNKDGSSAKVTKEGLVKKGGDKFHAKKEGSSEKKKKKLKGADVKVKAKKIKKAAA from the coding sequence ATGGCTTCCGAAACCGTGATAAGCCCTGAAACAGTATCAAAAGCCGTCGCCTCCCTCCTCAAATGGCGAAAATCCCAATCGGAGACGCAAAAACCCAACCTCTTAGGCCTAGACGAGGAGTTCGTGTACCTCGTCCTCACCCTGAAGAAGGTCCCTCAAAAGGGTCGCGTTAACCCTCACAAGCTTCCCCTCCCTCACTCTCTCCACTCCGATTTCTCCCAGCACTGCCTCATCCTCGACGACCGCGCCAACAAGGGCCGTGTCACCAAGGCGGACGCGCAGGCCAAGATCAAGGCTGAGTCCATCCCCATTGCCAAGGTCCTCAAGCTCTCCAAGCTCACTTCTGATTACCGCCCCTTTGAGGCCAAGCGGAAGCTCTGTGACTCCTATGATCTTTTCTTCACGGACAAGGCGGTGGTTCCGTTGCTGGCCCGCCTTCTCGGGAAGCAGTTTTTCAAGAAGCGTAAGGTGCCTGTGCCGCTGGATTTGACTAAGAAGAATTGGAAGGAGCAGGTGGAGAAGGCGTGCTCATCGGCCATGATGTTTTTGAGGACCGGGACGTGTAGTGTGGTGAGGGTTGCCAAGGTGAGCATGGAGAAGGATGAGATTGTGGAGAATGTGGTTGCGGCTGTTCGTTCTGCGGTTGAGCTTGTTCCGAAGAAGTGGGGGAATGTGAGGTCGTTGCATGTTAAGATGTTGGATTCTCTGCCTTTGCCTATTTATCAGACTGTTCCTGATGTGAGGTTGAAGATTGATGGTGGTAAAGCTGAGGCGGAAGCGAAGGAGAAGGAGAGtgtgaaggagaagaagaagggtgAGGATGGGGATAAGGAAGTggggaagaagaataagaagggGAGGATTCATCAAGTTAAGTACATGGATGTGGATGCGGCCTTAGGGAGTAAGGATGAGGATGGTGACAATGCTGTCATAGGAGATGATGCTGAAAGGAGTGATGGAGGAGTGGAAAAATTGGAGAGTAAGAAGAGGGAGAAAGGAAGCAAAGTGGGGAAAGAGGCTGCTAAGTTGACTATTGTGAAAACATTGGGGGAACCTGAAACTCCTAAGGAAGGCGTCAAGCGGAGGAAAAATAAAGATGGGTCGTCTGCCAAAGTGACAAAGGAAGGTTTGGTCAAGAAGGGTGGAGATAAATTTCATGCTAAAAAGGAGGGGTccagtgagaagaagaagaagaagttgaagggAGCTGATGTGAAGGTTAAGGCGAAGAAAATTAAGAAGGCAGCAGCATGA